In Solanum pennellii chromosome 3, SPENNV200, a single window of DNA contains:
- the LOC107013405 gene encoding uncharacterized protein LOC107013405, producing the protein MNPNEFLGSQTGEDPQNFLDDIKKFFEVMQFTGNDRVELASYQLKDLAHIWYTQWKENTGIDVAPTWDFFSETILERFFPIELREAKAQEFMNIRQAPASHPTQQSNSSGTCGGQRQNRLYALQALQDQEGSPNIVTDIGDIVSFVTPYIVVQLSVSQETLSEPFSVSTPVGDPVIARRLNLKNRKSSHLSDKGFIRPGISPWGSPVLFVNKKDGSLMMWIDYTQLKKVTNKNKYPIPRIDDLFDKHQGANHFSKIELRSCYH; encoded by the exons atgaatccgaatgagttcttaggatcgcagACTGGTGaagatcctcaaaatttcttggatgaTATCAAGAAGTTCTTTGAGGTGATGCAATtcactgggaatgatcgggttgagttggcatcataccagCTGAAAGATTtggctcatatctggtacactcagtggaaggagaatacGGGTATAGATGTAGCTCCTACTTGGGATTTCTTTAGTGAGACCATTCTAGaaaggtttttcccaatagagctgagagaagcaaaggctcAGGAATTTATGAACATAAGGCAAG CACCAGCAAGTCACCCGACACAGCAgagtaactcatctggtacatgtggcggtcagcgccagaacagGTTGTACGCTCTTCAGGCTctccaggatcaggaaggttctcctaaTATAGTCACTG ATATAGGGGATATTgtatcctttgtaactccttacatagtaGTCCAATTGAGTGTTAGTcaagaaactctctcagaacctttctcagtctctactccagttggtgACCCTGTTATAGccagacgg TTGAACTTAAAGAATAGAAAAAGCAGTCACCTTtcagataagggcttcatcagacctggTATTTCGCCATGGGGTTcaccagtattgttcgtaaacaagaaagatggttctctcatgatGTGGATTGACTATACGCAGTTGAAAAAGGTCACAaacaagaataagtatcccatccccaggattgatgacttatttgacaaACATCAGGGTGCTaaccatttctcaaagatagagcTTAGATCATGTTATCATTaa